A single region of the Zootoca vivipara chromosome 2, rZooViv1.1, whole genome shotgun sequence genome encodes:
- the LOC118080481 gene encoding ovomucoid-like, with translation MKPGSFLLLTLMVFFLYSDVVVKASWEAKYCKRYPNPICTMELNNHCGSDGKTYGNKCQFCNAYIESKRTLKLKYYGKCKKN, from the exons ATGAAGCCAGgcagctttctcctcctcactCTGATGGTCTTCTTTTTGTACTCAG ATGTTGTTGTTAAAGCATCATGGGAAGCG AAATATTGCAAAAGATATCCAAACCCAATATGCACCATGGAACTCAACAACCACTGCGGTTCTGATGGCAAGACCTATGGCAACAAGTGTCAATTCTGCAATGCATATAT TGAAAGTAAAAGAACGCTGAAACTGAAATACTatggaaaatgcaaaaaaaattaa